CGATCCGGATATACACTTTAGTGTTTAGTGTTTAGTGTTTAGTGTTATGAAAAAAAATACTCGCAGATGCGAGTATTTTTTATGGTAAACATTTAATTAGCTTACTTTTTTTCGTTACAACCCATTTGCCATTTTCGTACCAAGCTGACCAGCCCGTTGCTTTGCCATCTTTTTCAGACATCACATACTGCTGCTTGGTTTTACGACTCCAGCGTATTACCGCTAAATTGCCTTCTGGATCTTTCTTTGGTGCATCGGCGAGGTAATAAAATTTCGGTGAAATAATATCGCGATATTTTGCCAACTCGGCCACTTGCGGCGCTCGAGTTTCGCGTGATTTTGGAAACGTTGCCGCTGCCATAAATAAACCGGCAGCGCCATCACGTAACACAAAGTAGGTATCTGACTTCTCACACTTTAAGTCAGGTAAATGTACTGGATCTTCTTTTGGTGGTGCTGCTTCGCCGCTGCGGAGCAATTTACGGGTATTTTTACACTCTGTGTTAGTACAACCAAAATACTTACCAAAACGGCCTGATTTTAACTGCATATCAGCGCCACATTTATCGCATTCAATTAGTGGACCGTCATAACCTTTAATCTTAAAGGTGCCCTGCTCTATTTCGTAACCATCACAAGCGGGATTATTACCACAAACGTGCAGCTTACGCTGTTCATCTATTAAATAGCTATCCATCGCAGTGCCACATTTTTGGCAGCGCTTTTTCTGTCTTAAGACTTCAGTTTCATGCTCATCATCATCCGATACCGCAATGGCTTCGTCACCAGACACTAAGTTAAGAGTAGTAGTACAACGCTCTTTAGGTGGTAAGTTATAACCAGAACAGCCTAAAAACACACCGGTAGATGCGGTACGAATACCCATTGGTCGTTCACACGTTGGGCAGGCTATATCAGTGAGTACAAATTGATTAACCCGCATGCCACCGTTTTCTGGTTCTAACTCAGCCGTTTTTAATTTTTGTTGAAAATCAGCATAAAAACTATCTAATTCTTTACGCCAAGCCGCTTGGCCATTAGCAATATCATCTAACTTCAGCTCCATATTGGCCGTAAAGTCATAGTTCATTAAATCGCTAAAGTTTTCTACCAACCTATCGGTGACAATCTCACCCATTTTTTCGGCATAGAAACGTTTATTTTCCACTCGGGCATAACCACGGTCTTGAATGGTCGAAATAATCGACGCATAGGTAGAAGGTCTACCAATACCGCGTTTTTCTAACTCTTTTACTAAACTGGCTTCGCTAAAACGTGCGGTAGGTTTAGTAAAATGCTGGGTGTCATTTAATTGCTTTAACTCTAAAACATCACCAGGTTTAATATCAGGTAGCAGGCTGTCTTCTTCACCTTTACGCTTAGCAACAGGTTGTACTTTAGTCCAACCATCAAAGCGTAATACTCGGCCTTTAGCGCGTAATTCAAAGTCTGCCGCTTGTACTATAACATTGGTGACATCGTACAGCGCCGGAGGCATTTGACAGGCAACAAATTGACGCCAAATTAATTCATATAATTTGCGTGCATCCGCTTCCATATCACCTAAGCTAGAGGCTAATACGGTTACTTCTGAAGGGCGTATCGCTTCGTGTGCTTCTTGTGCGTTGGCTTTGCTACCGTAACTGAGTGGATTCTCTGGCAAATACTTTTTACCAAAGTTTTCTTCAATATAATCACGACAGGTTGCTACTGCTTCAGCGCTTAAGTTTGTCGAATCGGTACGCATATAAGTAATATGGCCGCCTTCATATAAACGCTGGGCAAGCATCATGGTTTTTTTCACGCCATAACCTAAGCGAGTACTGGCCGCTTGTTGTAAGGTTGACGTAATAAAAGGGGCTTGTGGTTTGCTACTGCTTGGTTTGTCTTCACGCTCTTGAACTTTAAATTCTGCAGTTTTAAGTACAGCTAAAGCCGCTTCGGTTTGGGCTTTATTAACCGGTTTAAACGCTTTGCCTTGCTGTTTAGTAACATCAAGTTGTAATGCATCTGCAGCAGCCGTTGTGGTATCAGCTGTTACTGTCCAATACTCTTCAGGAACAAAGGCTTTTATTTCCCGCTCACGCTCAACTACTAAACGCACCGCTACCGATTGTACCCGACCTGCAGATAGCCCTCTGGCTACTTTTTTCCATAACAGTGGCGATACCATAAAGCCGACAACGCGATCTAAAAAGCGCCTAGCTTGTTGGGCATTTACCCTATCTTCGTTAACAATACCGGGTTCTTCAAATGCATTTTGGATGGCATTTTGGGTGATTTCATTAAACACAACGCGTTTAAATCTGGCGTCGTCACCACCAATAATTTGCTTTAAATGCCATGCAATGGCTTCCCCTTCGCGGTCTAAATCCGTTGCCAGATATATAATATCGGCTTTTTCTGCGAGGGCTTTTAATTCTTTAACGACTTTTTCTTTGCCGGGTAATATTTCATAGCGGGCTTTCCAGCCATGTTCTGGATCAATACCCATGCGATCAACCAAAGCTTGATATTGCTTTTGCTCTTTGCTTAATTCTTTTTTAGCGGCAGATTTTTCTTTGCTGCTGCTGGTGGGTAGATCGCGGATATGCCCAACGCTAGACTTAACTACGAAGTCTTTACCTAGGTATTTATTAATTGTTTTTGCTTTTGCCGGTGATTCGACTATTACCAGTGATTTCGCCATCTTAATCCTGAGATCCCTAACTAAATTTTAGTGCTTGCCAATTAAGTTGCTTTTTAACGTATATCCGTAAACCGCGGTTGTGACAAGTGAATAAACTGATTATTATGCAAATCTACTCAATTTCTGCGCTATCTACTGGTATCATAACCAGCATAAAACGGCGCATCTTAATGACTGCAGAAATAATAGCAACCGTGCCATGCCTAAAGAGGATAACAAGCAACTATGAAATTTATTGAAGCAAATTTTGATGGCCTAGTAGGGCCAACACATAACTATGCTGGTTTATCTATCGGCAACATAGCCTCTTTATCTAACGCTAAAAACAAATCTAGCCCTCGCCAAGCAGCTAAGCAAGGCCTGAGTAAAATGAAAGCCTTACATGACCTTGGCATGGTGCAAGGTGTACTTGCCCCGCAAGAGCGCCCTGATGTTCATACATTACGCCGTCTTGGCTTTACTGGTTCAGATGCTGCCGTTATTGCAAAAGCCGCTAAACAAGCTCCTGCAGTGTTTAAAGCCGTTTGTTCAGCCTCAAGCATGTGGACAGCAAATGCTGCAACTATCTCGCCTAGCGCTGATACCGCTGATGGTAAAGTACACTTTACCCCAGCCAACTTAACCAATAAATTTCATCGGTCTTTAGAACCTAACACAACCGGTAATATTTTACAGGCTATGTTCCGTGATCCAAATCATTTCGCGCATCATACACATTTACCCGATAATGATCACTTTGGGGATGAAGGCGCGGCAAATCATACCAGACTTTGCAGCCAGTATGGAAAAACCGGCGTAGAACTTTTTGTTTATGGCCGTCATGCCTTCGATAGCAGCAAACCAGCGCCAACTCGCTACCCTGCTAGGCACACCTTAGAAGCCTGTGAAGCCGTTGCTCGGCTACACGGTTTAAAAGACAGCCACGTAGTTTATATGCAACAAAACCCAGACGTTATTGATCAAGGTGTGTTTCATAATGACGTCATTGCCGTGGGGAATCAAAATGTTTTGTTTTACCATCAACAAGCTTTTGTTGATAGCCAAACTAAATTAGCCGAAGTGCAGCGCAAATTTGGTAATGACCAAGCGTTGCATCTTATTGAAGTAAAAACTAACGAGATAAGTGTTGAACAAGCGATAAAAACTTACTTATTTAACACCCAAGTCATTACATTAAGTAATGGTGAGATGGCTATTATTGCACCAACAGAATGTCGTGATAACGCCACCGTGCATAGCTACTTAGAGCAATTAGTGCAGCGCGACACGCCTATTAAACATGTGCAGTATTATGATGTAAAACAAAGCATGCAAAACGGCGGCGGCCCGGCCTGTTTAAGGCTGCGCGTAGTGTTAAGCGAGCAAGAACAAGCTGCGGTTAATCAGCGTGTTATCATGAGTGACGGCTTATTTAGCGAGCTTAATCAATGGGTAGATAAGCATTACCGCGATGAACTAGCCGAAGCCGACTTAGCTGATCCGCAATTATTAGTTGAATCGCGCACAGCGTTAGATGAGCTTACTCAGCTACTAGATCTAGGCTCTGTGTATCAGTTTCAGCGTGTGTAGCAGTAACTAATACCGGCCAGTTAATAAGCTTTCAAGGCGTTCTTATCTGAACTATTACAGCTAAACGCCTTGGCTGCTTGCATTTTATTTATTACGATATTTTGGTATTTTGCTCGATTGACATTGAACATCTATCTTCTAAAGATCGCTTAGTGCATGTTTTAATTTTTCGTCTTGCGTGGTTGCAAGTAATTCATCAACTATCAACTGAGCACTCCCTTTGTCATCATTCAATAAGTGCAATTGTGCTAAGCGATATTTCGCCCATTCATTTCGCTTAGCATCTGTCGATTCCGTTAAATATTGAGTTAATACCACGATACCTTCAGTTGCTGCTGTTTGTCCCAACACAGCATTGCGTGCTAACTGATATCGTGTTTCAGCCAA
The sequence above is drawn from the Rheinheimera salexigens genome and encodes:
- the topA gene encoding type I DNA topoisomerase; this encodes MAKSLVIVESPAKAKTINKYLGKDFVVKSSVGHIRDLPTSSSKEKSAAKKELSKEQKQYQALVDRMGIDPEHGWKARYEILPGKEKVVKELKALAEKADIIYLATDLDREGEAIAWHLKQIIGGDDARFKRVVFNEITQNAIQNAFEEPGIVNEDRVNAQQARRFLDRVVGFMVSPLLWKKVARGLSAGRVQSVAVRLVVEREREIKAFVPEEYWTVTADTTTAAADALQLDVTKQQGKAFKPVNKAQTEAALAVLKTAEFKVQEREDKPSSSKPQAPFITSTLQQAASTRLGYGVKKTMMLAQRLYEGGHITYMRTDSTNLSAEAVATCRDYIEENFGKKYLPENPLSYGSKANAQEAHEAIRPSEVTVLASSLGDMEADARKLYELIWRQFVACQMPPALYDVTNVIVQAADFELRAKGRVLRFDGWTKVQPVAKRKGEEDSLLPDIKPGDVLELKQLNDTQHFTKPTARFSEASLVKELEKRGIGRPSTYASIISTIQDRGYARVENKRFYAEKMGEIVTDRLVENFSDLMNYDFTANMELKLDDIANGQAAWRKELDSFYADFQQKLKTAELEPENGGMRVNQFVLTDIACPTCERPMGIRTASTGVFLGCSGYNLPPKERCTTTLNLVSGDEAIAVSDDDEHETEVLRQKKRCQKCGTAMDSYLIDEQRKLHVCGNNPACDGYEIEQGTFKIKGYDGPLIECDKCGADMQLKSGRFGKYFGCTNTECKNTRKLLRSGEAAPPKEDPVHLPDLKCEKSDTYFVLRDGAAGLFMAAATFPKSRETRAPQVAELAKYRDIISPKFYYLADAPKKDPEGNLAVIRWSRKTKQQYVMSEKDGKATGWSAWYENGKWVVTKKSKLIKCLP
- the astB gene encoding N-succinylarginine dihydrolase → MKFIEANFDGLVGPTHNYAGLSIGNIASLSNAKNKSSPRQAAKQGLSKMKALHDLGMVQGVLAPQERPDVHTLRRLGFTGSDAAVIAKAAKQAPAVFKAVCSASSMWTANAATISPSADTADGKVHFTPANLTNKFHRSLEPNTTGNILQAMFRDPNHFAHHTHLPDNDHFGDEGAANHTRLCSQYGKTGVELFVYGRHAFDSSKPAPTRYPARHTLEACEAVARLHGLKDSHVVYMQQNPDVIDQGVFHNDVIAVGNQNVLFYHQQAFVDSQTKLAEVQRKFGNDQALHLIEVKTNEISVEQAIKTYLFNTQVITLSNGEMAIIAPTECRDNATVHSYLEQLVQRDTPIKHVQYYDVKQSMQNGGGPACLRLRVVLSEQEQAAVNQRVIMSDGLFSELNQWVDKHYRDELAEADLADPQLLVESRTALDELTQLLDLGSVYQFQRV